The nucleotide sequence CCGTCCGGGGCCAGCATCGACTGGGAGTTATCCAGCACCAACAGCACGTTGGGCTCAACCACCCCGAGCGCGGACTGGGCGAAATCGCTGCGGCTGTATATATCGGTGTCGCGCGCAAAACTCGGCGCACTGACGCCGGCCGCCAATAGCGTGGCAACAGTCAACCCCGAGGCCAAGGACAGGCTCAACAGTCGAGCCACACACAGTTTATTCATCAGTAGTTACACGCATCAGGCGGCGCTAAACGCGAAGCGCCGAGGTTAATTTGAGCACGGGTGCCGGTGGCATCCCCCGTGGCCGTGCTTTCAATGTTGAACCACACACGCTTGGCGCCGGCGCCCATCATGTTGCCGCTGCCGGTGCTGCCGTCATCACCGCAAAACAGTTCGCGCACAGTGATGTCGATGGTGTCGGTGTTGAGCATGGCCGGATTGCCGGCCAAGTTTTCGACGTCGTAATCCTGTCGCACCATGCCCGGCTGCAATTCATCCGGCGCCAGTCGCACAAAGGCGA is from Litorivicinus lipolyticus and encodes:
- a CDS encoding pilus assembly PilX N-terminal domain-containing protein, with the protein product MKRSARGSTMIVTLVILTVLSLIGVAMSTTLRTDLAITSARQWLSETRENAEQGLVAFVRLAPDELQPGMVRQDYDVENLAGNPAMLNTDTIDITVRELFCGDDGSTGSGNMMGAGAKRVWFNIESTATGDATGTRAQINLGASRLAPPDACNY